The genomic window GTCCCCTGAATTTTGCTAATGACGAACTTTCTTCCCCATTTCTTTCTTTTGTAAGGAAAAGTTATATACTTGTGATGTATGACTAGCTGGTCAATTTGCCTGCTTTGATTATCCATTCTGTTTCTTTGTTCCTAACTGCTTTCAGAGTCGTTTTACTCCAGAAAAGTGGAATGGAATTAATGTCCTTCAGTTTATACTACAATATTTTGGAATTTCACCTTTTATTTGTATTGGTTGCTATTAGTTTTCTCAATGTACTGCTGGCTTGTATATATCTACCTTAAGTAATTGTTATAATGCGGTGTTTTCTTCCTATAGCAGACACAGACCCATTTTTATAAATTGAGACACTCACTGACACGCGGTCAGATGTGAATGTGATTCCCCTAACGAAATGTTTACTGTCACCGCGGGGAGGCAATCGAACGTTTATATAACTAAACTATAAACTGAGAAGTTCATTTATAACTATAAACTAATGCATCTGCTCAGAGACATCTCCAGGTAATGCAACCCAGCAGTTTATATAACTAAACTATGCACTTGCTCAGAGGCATCGATCGCATCATCGCAGGCAATCTCACATGCTTTCACAAGTGCCAATGAACGGGTGGCGTTTAATTAAACATTGCATGGGTgtgtcgcacacacacacacacacatttttttttcACAAGatgcacacacacatacacatggtCTCAGGGAGCAACTGGAATCTCTCAACACTATTTTTCTTCGGCACGACAGCAGGTACGTAAAGTCTGCGCATGGAGATTGGTGACGCGGTGTAATTTAACCCTGTCGCTGCAGTCGAAGCGGCATCCAATGCCCCATCCGAAGATTGCATCTGAGCCTCGCCCTAGCACATACGGTACCCTGTCAATTAGTTCTACCACATAGCTAGCTAGCTTCTCCTTGATGATAGCCGCACACACATTGCCTAGAGGACCTTCCTAGCAACCACATCGTGATATTAGCTCTCGTCCACCCAAAGCACTACCACAAGAGCGTGCAGTGAGGTTGAGCCATGGAGATTGCCATGGGGGCCATCGGCCCTCTCCTCCCAAAGCTTACAAGCCTGCTCGTCGGCGAGTTCACGCTGGAGAAACGAGTCAGGAAAGGCATCGAGTCTCTCGTGACAGAGCTCACATTGATGCATGCCGCCCTCCGCACGGTGGCGAAAGTGCCGCCAGAGGAGCTCGGTGAGGGGGTCAAGATTTGGAGAGGAAAGGTGAAGGAGTTATCCTACCAAATGGAAGACATCATTGACACCTTCATGGTTCATGTGGAGGGCGGTGGTGAGGCTGCCAACCCGAAGAACAGAGTCAAAAATTTGCTCAAGAAGACCATCAAATTATTCAAGAAGGGCAAGAGTCTGCATGGGATATCTGATGCTCTAGAAGAAGCGGTTGGTCAGGCTAAACAATTGGCTGAGCTGCATCAAAGGTATGAGCTTGTGCATCACACCCCTGTTAGTGCTAGCATTGATCCTCGTGTCATGGCTTTATACAAAGATGTGACAGAGCTCATTGGCATTGAAGATACACGTGATGAGTTGATCAACATGTTGATTGGGGGTGATGATTGGTTGAACCATCCACTGAAGGTGATCTCTATTGTTGGATTTGGTGGGTTAGGCAAGACAACTCTGGCCAAAGCAGCGTATGATAAGATCAAAGTGCAATTTGATTGTAGTGCTTTTGTTTCAGTTTCTCAGAATCCTGACATGAGGAAAATTTTGAAGGATATTCTCTTTGAACTTGACAAGAACAAATATGCAAACATTTATAATGCAGTAAGGGAAGAAAAGCATCTCATTGACGAGCTCATTGAATTCCTTAATAACAAGAGGTATGCTTCTTTATTCCTAGTACAGATTGATAGTAAAACCATGAAACTTATTTCTTAGTATATATTCATTCTGGTAGCATATCATTGATTCACTATATATAGTCTTATAGTGTTTCATATAAATTCTTCCAGTCCTCTTGGTGATTTCGCACTTGGATAACATTTAATATAGTCTCCTTAGAACATGTATCTTCATCGACTAGTTTATGAACTAATTGTCAAAAACACTCATTAGGTACCTCATCGTAATTGATGACATATGGGATAAAAGGGTGTGGGAAATAATCAAGTGTGCATTTTTCAAGAAAAGTTTTGGAAGCCGACTAATCACAACAACTCGTATTGTCAGTGTGTCAGAAGCATGTTGTTCTTCTAGTGATGATATTTACAGAATGAAAGCTCTTTCTATTGATTTATCGAGAAAACTCTTCTATAAAAGAGTATTTTCTCATGAACAAGGATGTCCTCATGAGTTCGTGCAAGTATCCGAAGATATCTTAAAGAAATGTGGCGGGATACCATTAGCCATTAATGTCATAGCAAGTCTTCTAGCTAGCAATTGTCAAATAAAAACAAAGGATCAATGGTATGGTTTTCTCAATTCAATTCGTCATGGACTTACAGAAGAACGCAgtatggaggagatgaagaagatattATTACTTAGCTATTATGATCTACCATTTTATCTGAAGCCTTGTTTGTTATATCTAAGTATCTTTCCAGAAGATCACAAGATTATGAGAGATGAACTTATATGGCGGTGGATAGCAGAAGGCTTCATTTGGAGTGAAAAACAAGATAGTTTATATGAGGTCGGTGATTGTTATTTTAATGAGCTTATAAATAGAAACATGGTCCAACCAATGGACATTGATGCAGAAGAAAGGGTAGTAGCTTGTCGTGTGCATGACATGGTTCTTGATATCATATGTTCCTTGTCAAGTGAAGAAATTTTTGTCACTATATTGGATGGTACTAACAGAACAGTACCTAAGCTGCAAAGCAAGGTTCGTAGATTATCCATCCACAAGACTAAGAAGGGCAACATAGATGTGGTTACAACCAGCATGAAACAAGTAAGGTCTGTAACTCTTTTTGGAAATGACACGGTTCACCAAATGTCGTTTGTTTCAAGTTCTGAAGTTCTGCGTGTATTGGCTTTAGAAGACTCTACTATCTCAGATATTGGGTACGTGGAGAATTTGTTACACTTGAGGTACTTAGGGCTAAAGCATACACATGCTAAAGAGCTCCCGGTGGATATAGGAAAGCTGCATTTTCTGCAAACATTGGACTTGAGAGAAACCGAACATATAAGGGAATTGCCATCAAGCATTCTTCTGTTAAGAAATTTGAAGTGTCTATATATCAATGCGGGTATAAAGCTGCCAAGTGGGATATGTAGCTTAATATCCCTAGAAGTGCTAGATGAGCCGCAGGTGGGTTGTCTATATTCTGAGAAATATAATATGGACATTGTGAAAGAGGTGTGCCACTTGACCAAGTTGAGGGTGCTTACAATTTGTTGGAATTGCTTGGATGAAAACGTGAAGGAAGCTATGACGAAATCCCTAAGTAATTTCCATAAATTGCAAAGTCTTTGTATTGCGGCCTATCAAGATTGTGCCAATTCCATGAAGCAAGGATGGGTGCTCTCTCCACAGCTCCGCAAATTATGCTTGAGGGGGCCGGGGTGCTCGTTTGAAACACTGCCGGCGTGGATTAATCCGTCATTGCTTCCACTGCTCTCCTACCTGCGCATAGTGGTTGAAAAAATGCGACCGGAGGACATTCGGCTTCTTGGGATGTTGCCCGCTCTCCGTTATCTCAGCTTTAAGATGGAATATTGCTCCTGGACCATACCAGGAGAGGATGAAGTGGAGATGTTGGCCGTTACTGCCGATGCCTTCCCATGTGTGACGACGTTACACTGTTTTGGTATTCCTGTGAGGCCATCAACATTCCCACGAGGAGCTGCACCAAGGCTTAAAGACCTTTATTTCTGCTTACCGGCTAGGTTGATCACCCATGGCGACATTGATTTAGGCATGGGGCACCTCCCATCCCTCGAGACCGTAGAAGTTTACATTTGGTGCAAGGAAGCCAATGATTCATTAATGGATGAAGCAGAGGCTGCGATGAGGTCTGCATCGAGTGACCATCCCAATCATCCCCATCTTTATTTCAGCAAATAGTAATGTTGGCGTGTCGAGAAAGGTACACGAACAACGACTCCACACAGCACGCACTTATTCCCATCTCTGTGATCCACCAAGGCACCAAATGCTCATTCCTCTCATTCTCTTTTTTCTCAATTTCAGGCGGACGAAGCTGCATGCGTTGAGGTTGGCTACCTCTGTTCTAATTCCTTCATTTCTAGACCGAGTGTTCAGTATTTTCTTGCAATTCAATAAGCATTTAGAGTTCATCTTCAGGTGGAGAGCTTGAACCATCAAATCCTGCACGCAGGTACGTACTATTCCTACAGCATTTCCTTGAGCCTGTTTCGTTTGGCTACCTAGTTCGTTCAGGCCCCACTGAAGCCTAAGGGGCCAAGAAAACTTCGATGTGAATTCCCCTTGGTTACTTACGTGTTAAATCTTACGGTTCATAAATACATAACATATTACTTCTGAATGCCACAAGATTACATATAACGTGTGGTCTAGCTTAGCAAGCAGCCCACTAGTTTTAAATTTGCCCTCTTCTGTACTTGAATGAACCCTTTCTACTTCCAACCGAGATATTCACTGGTATATCTATCCTTCCACAGAGCCAATAAATTTCGTCGACATGGACTCACTTGTGCGCCCGTCCTGCTTCCGATCCAACCAAGACAGTCGAGGCTTGCCTAGCTGCCTGATCCATCTTCCTTCCACAACAAGATGAGGCTCTCATTCTGTCCACTCATGCCTGAATCTTTTTCTTGGTACCGTCGATTCATTCAAGAGCTATTTAAGTTCCTTCCTTCGATTGTGTTTTTTTTCCGAGAGTACGTGAatgcgtaccatatttttatagaaggcagaatTTGAATTACAAGAAAACTACAACTTGTTGCGAACTTGTTTGTAATGATGTACACTGCTGGCTTGTTTGTGTATTTTAATCACTCGCTGCCCTGCTTTCTTCCTAGCAACAACAGACCCAATTTTATTCGTGACTAGACATCATTCAGTTGGTGAGATCTTCCAAATTTTCACCTTCTGATTGTATCACTTGTTTTCTCTGTCTCCTTGGATTTGTTACTCATGTGGGATCAAGTTTCATTAAACTGACGAGGAAGACGGCACTGTTTGTTTTGAGCTCTGTTTTTTTTTtgggtgtgtgtggtgtgtgtgctGACGCTCAGAAGCTCTGTTTTTGCGCTCGTTGGGCCGCGGCGAGGTCGACTCATACCAGTGCATGCCGTGCGAGCGACGCCACCGGCTCCGCATTTGTTCCTGCCGCGGCGAGGTCAACTCATCCAAGCCCGCGCCGCCACTGTCGCCTGAGGACGAGCGGTCGCGGCCCAGCATCTTCCagagcgaaggcgggtctcctcagcacgaagctcagcAAGCACTTTCGAGATAGAAACACGACCACGAGCCAGCAAGTGAGCACGTCGGGGCTCAAACCCAGCGCagagacgagataagaactcatgaacCCTCTGAAACTCCAAGTCAGACCGCGTAGTCTGACAGCAATGGCAAGTGCCACAAACAACGGTTCGCAGTgagtcaagctgacgccagatggTAGAGCACCGCGAAAAGAACTCATCAACAGAAGAGTCACCTTGCTGAAGACcatgctcctgacgcaccacagatAGGTATAGAGCATCACCAGAggctgatagcgctgacaaagATAGGACCACATTGCTGCAACAGTGTCGAGACCCATGAATTCCGAAGCAAACTGAGGGAGAACACTCGCAGTGAGAACGGCAGCAGCTCAAGCATCATCATTGCACCgctgagtgtaagcagacagatcatccTGGTAGACAAAGAGAGCATCAGAATAGGCggatacctgctgatcataagcatcaacTGCAGCATCATCAAGAGCCATGGCTGCATCCCGATCAGCCTGAGAAGGATCACCAGCAAGCACCGGCGGTACCGGCGGAACAGGAGCCACTGGAGCAACAGGGCATGACGGACAGGAGACCTCGCCAGAGAGAACACCCCACATCAGAAGTCCGCGCATGTGGATACGCATGAAACCCACAAACTCAGCATAATTTATGCCATCAAAGATCACCGAGCACCGAGGAACAGCCGCGCATGTGGGTACGCATGAAACCCACAAACTCAGCATAATTTGTGCCATCAAAGATCACCGAGCACCGAGGAACAGCCACATAGCCAGACGAAGACATGCTGATTNNNNNNNNNNNNNNNNNNNNNNNNNNNNNNNNNNNNNNNNNNNNNNNNNNNNNNNNNNNNNNNNNNNNNNNNNNNNNNNNNNNNNNNNNNNNNNNNNNNNNNNNNNNNNNNNNNNNNNNNNNNNNNNNNNNNNNNNNNNNNNNNNNNNNNNNNNNNNNNNNNNNNNNNNNNNNNNNNNNNNNNNNNNNNNNNNNNNNNNNNNNNNNNNNNNNNNNNNNNNNNNNNNNNNNNNNNNNNNNNNNNNNNNNNNCTCTCTTTTTTTTGAAGTCAACGGTCTGAGccgacccgatctggatcgagcaGAAAGGGGACCGAAGCAGGGGACTCAGGCGGCTCGATCTAGATCGAGCAGAGGCTGGATCGAAGCAGAGGAAACGAGCGAGGACCTGGGCCGATGGACTGCGACCAGAGCCTCGGCCGGAGCCTCGACCCAGCAGTCGAGGGCAGCGCCACGCCGGCAGACGAGGATGATGGCGGTCGGGCGGACGGAGACGGAGCTGCGGCGGGCGAAcggagacggggcggcggcggccggacggaGACTtcagacggggcggcggcggccggacgtaGATGGAGCGGCGGCAGCCCGGGCGGAGAAGGCCCCGAGAGGAGACAGGAGCAGGCAGCCCCGAGAGGAGACTCCGCGAGCGCGAGCACGGCCAACGACGAGCCAAAATCAAGCGATGGCAACCGGAACGGAGCCGGGGGAATGGAGCAAGCACGGAGTTGCATCGTGCGGGGGAGAGGCTAACCTaacatctgataccatgttggataatgagcaagtagctttactgagggccaaaggccgAAACATATACATGTGTGATAAAGTGAGAAAAGCCCCTTATACAACGGGGATCTACAGAACGGGGCTATACACATCTAACAGAACCAAGACAGAGGGTCAAGGAGGTGGAATTTGCCTTGCCTTCTGCAACGAGATGAAACTCGCACGCTGTCGACTCATGCCTGAATTCTGTTATCACTTCCATCAATTAAAGATCCATCAAGATTCTGCTGCGCCTCCTGCATTTTGATCACAATGAACTTACTTTTTCCATTTATCCCTAGCTTTGTAAGGAGAAGTATGTAATTACAGTGTACTGCTGGTTGGTTAATTTGCCTGCTTTGATTATCTATTGCGCTTCTTTTCTCCTAGCAGCTTTCAGACTCGTTTTACTCCAGGCTTGATAAAAAGGTTATTCACTTAATAAAATCTTCTTAAATTTTgcctttaatttttttttaaaacaagaATTTTTCCTTTAATTGTAGCCGCTGTATTTTTTGTTTCTTCATCCCCTTGTCATGGTACAAGTTTGACCAAACAAATAGGAAAGACAGTGGGTGTTAGTGACAATGAATTGATGTCGGTGTCTGAAGTTAAGAATAGTTTGGTGAGCAAACTGCGTTTTCCTTGCCGTTGATCTTTCTTTGTTCCGCAATGAGATTAAGCTCTCATTCTGTCCACCACCCATGTTTGAAGTCTCTTCTTGCTTCTATCAATTCAACAACAATCAAGTTTGTAGGGCGCCCCTTGCATTTTGCCCTGATGAACCATTAGTTATCATGTGCTGATGATGTCTGGTTTGCCTGCTCTCCAGCATTGTTCATTACACTCCTTTATTTGTAACAGCTTTTTTTTTCAAAGAAAAGGGGCTCACACCCCCGGTTCCATTCCATTGGAAGAAACCAGAACCCGCCAGTATCCAAGTTACATCACAGTGAAGATGGTGGGAGAGCGTCTACTATCATCTCCACCATAAGTAGAAGGAAACTAAAATCGTTATTCAGCTTACATCCCCATTTGGAGCAGAGTGCCACACCCTTACAAGACCAATCACATGCCCAAGAAGACCACCTGGATGGAGTCTGCCTCCTCAGGGTGTTTCATCTGGTAGGCCAGCGACGTACGTCCTCCATGCATTGTGCTCCCAGTCGCCTCCCTCCACAACAGATGTCCCAGCTAGCTCTTGCAGTTGTTTAGTCCGGTTCCAGGGCAAATGGTGCCTTCAGACTCGCCCACAGCCAATCCTGAAAGGTTCTTACCGTGCCCGATTGCAGTTCTGGAAATGGTTTTGTCCAATCCCTCATATACCTGGACACCATCCCCATCACCTGCTTAATTGACAGCCAAGAGATCCTATTAaagacaatagcatttctaaaGTTCCACAGTCCCCACAGGACAGCAGAGGTGACTACATTAAGGAGCATACGTTTTTTCTTGCACAACCACAATTTTTAAAGCGACTCAAAGTCCACAATTCGAACATGAAACAAATTTTCAATGTCGCTCCAAAA from Triticum aestivum cultivar Chinese Spring chromosome 3B, IWGSC CS RefSeq v2.1, whole genome shotgun sequence includes these protein-coding regions:
- the LOC123072379 gene encoding disease resistance protein RGA5 codes for the protein MEIAMGAIGPLLPKLTSLLVGEFTLEKRVRKGIESLVTELTLMHAALRTVAKVPPEELGEGVKIWRGKVKELSYQMEDIIDTFMVHVEGGGEAANPKNRVKNLLKKTIKLFKKGKSLHGISDALEEAVGQAKQLAELHQRYELVHHTPVSASIDPRVMALYKDVTELIGIEDTRDELINMLIGGDDWLNHPLKVISIVGFGGLGKTTLAKAAYDKIKVQFDCSAFVSVSQNPDMRKILKDILFELDKNKYANIYNAVREEKHLIDELIEFLNNKRYLIVIDDIWDKRVWEIIKCAFFKKSFGSRLITTTRIVSVSEACCSSSDDIYRMKALSIDLSRKLFYKRVFSHEQGCPHEFVQVSEDILKKCGGIPLAINVIASLLASNCQIKTKDQWYGFLNSIRHGLTEERSMEEMKKILLLSYYDLPFYLKPCLLYLSIFPEDHKIMRDELIWRWIAEGFIWSEKQDSLYEVGDCYFNELINRNMVQPMDIDAEERVVACRVHDMVLDIICSLSSEEIFVTILDGTNRTVPKLQSKVRRLSIHKTKKGNIDVVTTSMKQVRSVTLFGNDTVHQMSFVSSSEVLRVLALEDSTISDIGYVENLLHLRYLGLKHTHAKELPVDIGKLHFLQTLDLRETEHIRELPSSILLLRNLKCLYINAGIKLPSGICSLISLEVLDEPQVGCLYSEKYNMDIVKEVCHLTKLRVLTICWNCLDENVKEAMTKSLSNFHKLQSLCIAAYQDCANSMKQGWVLSPQLRKLCLRGPGCSFETLPAWINPSLLPLLSYLRIVVEKMRPEDIRLLGMLPALRYLSFKMEYCSWTIPGEDEVEMLAVTADAFPCVTTLHCFGIPVRPSTFPRGAAPRLKDLYFCLPARLITHGDIDLGMGHLPSLETVEVYIWCKEANDSLMDEAEAAMRSASSDHPNHPHLYFSK